In Candidatus Taylorbacteria bacterium, the following proteins share a genomic window:
- a CDS encoding peptidoglycan-binding protein, with the protein MKIRTLFSVGGVLIAMFLAVLFVPRSASATVKCDFTRDLDLESQGDDVLCLQKYLNDIGIIIAPSGPGSPGSETDLFRDLTKKAVMNWQKSFGISPAGGYFGPISRMKYNEVIALAPIPSPTPTPTLTPLSSPSVTPQVSPSPTPTRSPAPSNTSSRAQIDAEKEIRNAFSMIDDAEDEIDNAKDDGENVEVAESNLDDSRDDLFDAVSSYFDRDYEDALKKARNASSNAEDAFEDAGGKSDEDKAEDLIDDVKDQIDDAWETIDAADDDGESVGNAEDLLKEAEDTLDDAESELDDENFDEAEDLAKDAEDLVDEAIDAIGESNTKDRQSARNEINDANEALDDARDEVENAKDDGDDVDEAEDFLDDAENLIEDAENEYDDENYDDAEDFAKDAQDKVKDALDSI; encoded by the coding sequence ATGAAAATAAGAACTTTGTTCTCTGTCGGAGGTGTTTTGATTGCAATGTTTCTCGCGGTGCTCTTTGTTCCGAGGTCGGCGTCCGCGACGGTGAAATGCGACTTCACTCGAGACCTTGATTTGGAAAGTCAGGGTGATGATGTTCTGTGCTTGCAAAAATATCTAAATGACATAGGAATTATTATTGCGCCTTCAGGCCCGGGCTCTCCCGGGAGTGAGACCGATCTTTTCCGAGATTTGACAAAAAAAGCCGTGATGAATTGGCAAAAATCTTTTGGGATATCACCCGCAGGCGGATATTTTGGTCCTATTTCAAGAATGAAATACAATGAAGTCATTGCGCTTGCGCCAATTCCTTCACCCACGCCTACTCCCACGCTTACCCCTTTATCTTCGCCATCAGTGACGCCACAAGTTTCGCCGTCTCCTACTCCTACTCGGTCTCCCGCGCCATCGAATACTTCTTCAAGAGCTCAAATTGACGCTGAAAAGGAAATAAGGAATGCTTTTAGCATGATAGATGATGCGGAAGATGAGATTGACAACGCAAAAGATGACGGAGAGAATGTTGAAGTCGCGGAGAGTAATCTCGATGATTCGAGGGATGACCTTTTCGATGCAGTTTCTTCCTACTTTGACAGAGATTACGAGGACGCGCTCAAGAAAGCTAGAAATGCTTCAAGCAATGCCGAAGACGCATTTGAGGATGCTGGCGGAAAATCCGATGAAGACAAGGCGGAGGATCTCATAGATGATGTTAAAGACCAGATTGATGACGCATGGGAGACGATTGACGCCGCGGACGATGACGGAGAAAGTGTAGGTAACGCTGAAGATTTATTGAAGGAAGCAGAAGATACTCTTGACGATGCAGAGAGTGAGCTCGATGACGAGAATTTTGATGAGGCGGAAGATCTTGCCAAAGATGCGGAGGATCTCGTCGATGAAGCAATTGATGCCATAGGTGAAAGCAACACAAAGGATAGACAAAGCGCGAGAAATGAGATTAATGACGCAAATGAAGCCTTGGACGATGCGAGGGATGAGGTTGAGAACGCAAAAGATGACGGGGATGACGTAGACGAAGCGGAAGATTTTCTCGATGATGCGGAAAACCTCATCGAGGATGCAGAAAACGAATATGACGATGAGAACTACGATGATGCGGAAGATTTTGCGAAAGATGCTCAAGATAAGGTAAAGGACGCTCTCGATTCCATCTAG
- a CDS encoding phosphotransferase: MIFATHLKKLCEEYAIGDYVAHREIKEGILNQNYFLKTTQGNYFVKSVREKSKDRIVTTFEVETYMKSQGIPAVVMLPTKAGRISVTMGDEALTLYPFIESDRSHSYLNADFRKMGEMLAKIHRAGSRKLPDSLRDVKKFVQPESRVTAERLKEYKNEILGKHEQDETDRLFVNYIDFKLSIIPRLESVELPNDTLTHGDYHPGNILFEKKSRKIIGVCDWEKAEIAPRSYELARSLFYTCFNDVGKIEGLLEHSREFCSGYFSVYPMDAEEMSRGLALRLSKMALSSWIEETYYQRHDDRANRFIKNEMHILNLAVNKKLLDTVKGSALNFEMPD; the protein is encoded by the coding sequence GTGATTTTTGCGACACACTTAAAAAAACTGTGCGAAGAATATGCCATCGGCGATTACGTCGCTCATCGAGAAATTAAGGAGGGAATTCTTAATCAGAACTATTTTTTAAAAACTACGCAGGGCAACTATTTTGTTAAATCCGTTCGGGAAAAAAGTAAGGACAGAATTGTTACCACTTTTGAGGTGGAGACATATATGAAATCGCAAGGGATTCCGGCTGTTGTTATGCTCCCCACGAAAGCGGGAAGAATCTCCGTTACTATGGGAGATGAAGCACTTACTTTATACCCGTTTATTGAGAGTGACCGTTCCCATTCCTACTTGAATGCTGATTTTAGAAAGATGGGAGAAATGCTTGCGAAAATTCATAGAGCGGGCAGTAGGAAATTGCCTGACTCTTTGCGCGATGTTAAGAAATTTGTTCAACCGGAGTCTCGTGTGACTGCCGAACGGCTCAAGGAATACAAAAATGAAATTCTAGGGAAGCATGAACAGGATGAGACTGACAGGCTTTTTGTCAACTATATTGATTTCAAGCTTTCCATTATACCCCGACTTGAATCAGTCGAGCTTCCGAACGACACTCTCACCCATGGAGACTATCATCCGGGAAATATTCTGTTCGAAAAAAAATCCCGAAAAATTATCGGTGTTTGTGATTGGGAAAAAGCGGAGATTGCTCCGCGCTCATATGAATTGGCTCGCTCGCTTTTCTATACGTGCTTTAATGATGTCGGAAAGATTGAGGGATTGCTTGAACATTCAAGAGAATTTTGCTCGGGTTATTTTTCGGTGTATCCGATGGACGCAGAAGAAATGTCCCGAGGGCTCGCACTGAGACTTTCTAAAATGGCGCTTTCAAGCTGGATCGAGGAAACATATTATCAACGACATGATGACAGGGCGAACAGATTCATTAAAAATGAAATGCATATTTTGAACCTCGCAGTGAATAAAAAATTACTGGACACTGTAAAAGGTTCAGCACTCAATTTCGAGATGCCCGACTAA
- a CDS encoding winged helix-turn-helix domain-containing protein, whose translation MENNFRKLERVFKGVANHRRLQILELLRREPELSVEEIAEKTATEYMNASDHIRKLAMAGFVMKRNQGNSVRHKLTPRAESILVFCKRLE comes from the coding sequence ATGGAAAATAATTTTCGCAAATTAGAAAGAGTTTTTAAAGGAGTGGCTAATCATCGACGGTTGCAAATTTTGGAATTACTTAGACGTGAACCAGAATTGTCTGTAGAGGAGATTGCAGAGAAGACTGCTACTGAATACATGAACGCATCTGACCACATACGTAAGCTTGCAATGGCGGGATTTGTTATGAAAAGGAATCAAGGAAACAGTGTGAGGCATAAACTGACACCACGTGCCGAATCTATTCTAGTATTTTGCAAAAGACTAGAATAG
- the cyaB gene encoding class IV adenylate cyclase, whose translation MKEIEVKARLRDKKAVVKKLKSIGCVFEVPVTQSDTVYAKVVGTVSKYLSSDVFLRIRVKNGKKIFFTVKKPLSNGLDKLEYEVVVNSKVEIEQAILLMGYKKAVEVNKTRIVAKYKEREICIDEVQNLGTFIEVEELRADGDSEKIQDELFAFVESLGVSREDRVFSGYDILMLQKLK comes from the coding sequence ATGAAAGAAATCGAAGTAAAAGCGAGATTGAGGGATAAAAAGGCGGTGGTTAAAAAATTGAAGTCAATTGGCTGTGTGTTTGAGGTGCCTGTTACACAAAGCGATACAGTGTATGCGAAGGTTGTTGGCACAGTATCCAAGTATTTATCGAGCGATGTGTTTCTGCGAATTCGAGTAAAAAATGGCAAAAAAATCTTCTTCACCGTTAAAAAGCCGTTGTCGAATGGGCTTGATAAACTGGAATATGAGGTGGTGGTAAACTCAAAGGTGGAAATAGAACAAGCGATACTGCTTATGGGTTACAAGAAGGCAGTTGAGGTGAACAAAACGCGAATTGTGGCAAAATACAAAGAGCGTGAAATCTGTATTGACGAAGTTCAAAATCTGGGGACTTTCATTGAGGTTGAAGAGCTTAGAGCAGATGGTGATTCGGAGAAAATCCAGGATGAGCTTTTCGCCTTTGTCGAGTCATTGGGCGTTTCAAGGGAAGACAGAGTCTTTTCCGGATACGATATATTGATGCTTCAGAAGTTAAAATAA